One part of the Ziziphus jujuba cultivar Dongzao chromosome 2, ASM3175591v1 genome encodes these proteins:
- the LOC107434120 gene encoding histone H1, translating into MDPLPPPPPPSLQPPPATASTTTVSGAGNSVTTTFPAVFPVPVPTTNTSAPPAEAQNHITHAAANPSPGPTHAVAPSPHHPPYAEMIYTAIGALKEKNGSSKRAIAKFIERAYTDLPPTHSALLTHHLKRLKNNGHLVMVKKSYKLPRSDSSSASAASAVPAASSSPTPTLPTGASRGRGRPPKPKPTLTAQPNLQPLAQPIPQPAETNTNNTNTNVNNIQQNAQPVLVALGLVDDPNPVLVKKSPGRPRKVVTSVGQGVGPAFGKRGRGRPVGSKVKKSPGRPRKPKSVTAVMGPKRGRGRPSKAEPKTMVIPYAGAAAAATTTNVPVVAAFEPNTVANSVVAMSPRPRGRPKKVPGLGAGGVLGVSAGILAGKRRGRPPKVAGVIKKPKKHGARPVGRPRKNTTIPFTEASESLLVANGDLKRKLEYVQLKVRQAVIALKPQLSHESPATAIAAVQELEEIATMDINAPFREEPQVLQLPLHQQPQPQQHPQPQLQPDQQQQQQLLFQN; encoded by the exons ATGGACCCACTtcctcctccaccaccaccatctcTACAACCGCCTCCGGCAACGGCTTCAACCACCACAGTCTCCGGCGCCGGTAACTCTGTTACCACCACTTTCCCCGCTGTCTTTCCGGTTCCGGTTCCCACCACAAACACCTCGGCCCCTCCGGCTGAAGCTCAAAACCATATAACCCATGCCGCTGCAAACCCTAGCCCTGGTCCTACTCATGCCGTCGCTCCTTCCCCTCATCATCCTCCGTACGCTGAg atgaTATATACGGCAATCGGAGCTTTGAAGGAGAAGAACGGGTCGAGCAAAAGAGCGATAGCGAAGTTCATAGAGAGAGCGTACACGGACCTACCACCGACTCACTCGGCCTTGTTGACTCACCACCTGAAGCGGTTGAAGAACAATGGTCACCTTGTGATGGTCAAGAAGTCTTACAAGCTCCCTAGATCTGATTCCTCTTCGGCTTCTGCTGCATCAGCTGTTCCAGCAGCTTCTTCTTCGCCGACTCCTACTTTGCCCACTGGGGCTTCTCGGGGTCGCGGCCGTCCTCCTAAGCCCAAGCCCACTCTCACAGCCCAACCGAATCTCCAACCCCTGGCCCAGCCCATTCCTCAACCCGCCGAAACCAACACCAACAACACCAACACCAACGTCAACAACATCCAGCAAAACGCTCAGCCGGTTTTGGTAGCTCTTGGGCTCGTCGACGACCCGAACCCCGTACTGGTGAAGAAAAGCCCCGGTCGGCCGAGAAAAGTTGTCACGTCCGTCGGTCAAGGTGTTGGACCGGCGTTTGGAAAGAGGGGTAGGGGTCGACCGGTCGGTTCGAAGGTGAAGAAGAGTCCCGGTCGGCCCAGGAAGCCGAAGTCTGTGACGGCTGTGATGGGCCCCAAGAGGGGACGTGGACGCCCATCGAAGGCTGAGCCCAAGACCATGGTGATTCCGTACGCTGGTGCTGCTGCTGCGGCGACGACTACGAATGTGCCTGTGGTAGCCGCATTTGAGCCCAACACCGTGGCGAATTCCGTGGTGGCGATGTCACCGAGGCCCCGAGGGAGGCCCAAGAAGGTTCCGGGTTTGGGCGCCGGTGGTGTTCTTGGTGTTAGTGCTGGGATTTTGGCTGGGAAACGTCGGGGCCGACCTCCCAAGGTTGCTGGAGTTATCAAAAAACCCAAGAAACATGGTGCGAGGCCCGTGGGCCGGCCCAGAAAG AATACAACAATCCCATTTACTGAAGCATCTGAGTCGCTGTTGGTTGCAAATGGAGATCTGAAGAGAAAACTCGAATATGTT CAATTGAAAGTCAGGCAAGCTGTTATTGCGCTAAAGCCTCAGTTGTCACATGAAAGTCCAGCTACTGCAATTGCAGCAGTCCAAGAATTAGAAGAGATTGCAACCATGGACATTAATGCCCCATTTAGAGAAGAACCTCAAGTGCTGCAGCTGCCACTGCATCAACAACCGCAGCCACAGCAGCATCCACAGCCACAGCTGCAGCCAgatcagcagcagcagcagcagctacTGTTTCAAAATTGA